Proteins encoded within one genomic window of Papaver somniferum cultivar HN1 unplaced genomic scaffold, ASM357369v1 unplaced-scaffold_152, whole genome shotgun sequence:
- the LOC113336290 gene encoding uncharacterized protein LOC113336290, producing MEYGVDLTYSQAYHGLQFTKKFLWGDDIKSYSDFVWYKDVIEQYNPGRVVNFEYDSVTRRFKRFFVAFEASIIGFNNYCRATLFIDCTFLIGKFKGGLMVACGKTGNQEIYPVAFRIVPCENCESWQWFLTNLKGIIREDRLLTIISDRGIRLLKHSMSNLKLDSVVSWMMKIPFENWDAHSFLEKGRHDKPLPALEVVDVIRAKVIEQNYKRLLESKKWTTRLTPRMQARFNKRITDCCSYKFRRSSEKVFEILSPTGKHTVDLDFRTCSCKWWQKHSFPRTHTMKAMLQIGNDEPYNYISPYYTSDYYRRLYSRPIYPIPVSEKPPGINEKGYVLPPNGGRE from the exons ATGGAATATGGAGTGGACCTCACGTATAGTCAGGCATACCACGGTTTACAATTCACCAAGAAATTTCTTTGGGGTGATGACATCAAGTCCTATTCAGATTTTGTTTGGTATAAAGATGTCATTGAACAGTACAATCCTGGACGTGTTGTCAATTTTGAGTATGATAGTGTGACGCGTCGGTTCAAAAGGTTTTTTGTTGCTTTTGAAGCTTCCATAATTGGTTTCAACAATTACTGCCGTGCGACGCTATTTATCGATTGTACCTTTCTCATTGGGAAGTTCAAAGGTGGTCTTATGGTTGCTTGCGGCAAAACTGGTAACCAAG aGATCTATCCAGTTGCATTTAGAATTGTTCCTTGTGAAAATTGTGAGAGTTGGCAATGGTTCTTAACCAATTTGAAGGGTATTATCCGTGAAGATCGTCTACTGACCATCATATCAGATCGTGGAATCAGACTTTTGAAGCAT AGTATGAGTAATCTAAAGTTGGATTCAGTGGTTtcttggatgatgaagattccattCGAGAATTGGGATGCTCATTCATTTCTAGAGAAAGGTAGG CATGATAAGCCGCTTCCAGCACTTGAGGTTGTCGATGTTATTCGTGCTAAGGTAATTGAGCAGAATTACAAGAGGTTATTGGAGTCTAAAAAGTGGACTACAAGGCTTACTCCTCGTATGCAAGCAAGGTTTAACAAGAGGATAACCGACTGCTGTTCATACAAGTTTCGGAGATCAAGTGAGAAAGTATTTGAGATTCTTTCTCCAACAGGAAAGCATACTGTCGACTTGGATTTTAGAACTTGCAGCTGCAAATGGTGGCAAAAACATAGCTTTCCTCGCACTCATACAATGAAAGCCATGTTGCAGATTGGAAATGATGAACCGTACAACTACATTAGCCCTTACTATACTTCTGACTACTATAGAAGGTTGTACTCTCGACCCATATATCCTATTCCGGTCTCTGAGAAGCCACCTGGAATTAATGAAAAGGGGTATGTTTTGCCTCCCAATGGCGGTCGAGAATAA
- the LOC113336303 gene encoding uncharacterized protein LOC113336303, which translates to MGSEEEKKENHLEPWRDLKGKVVMVTGASSGIGREFCLDLAKAGCKIVAAARRIDRLKSLCEEINQLNKEGILAAVAVELDLSATGDVIDSSVQMAWDSFGTIHALVNNAGIRGEVKSPLDITEAEWNHAFKTNLTGTWLVTKSLCKRIRDANQKGSVINISSISGLSRGQLPGGVAYAASKAGVNTMTKVMALELGALKIRVNSISPGLFKSEITEKLMQKDWLNNVALKSVPLKTYGTVDPALTSLVRYLIHDSSDYVTGNIFIVDAGQTLPGVPLFSSL; encoded by the exons atggggagtgaagaagagaagaaggagaaTCATTTAGAACCATGGAGAGATCTAAAAGGGAAAGTAGTGATGGTAACTGGTGCATCATCTGGTATAGGTCGTGAGTTTTGTTTAGATCTAGCAAAAGCTGGTTGTAAAATTGTTGCAGCTGCTAGAAGAATCGATCGATTAAAATCTCTTTGTGAggagatcaatcaattaaataaagaagggatattagctgctgttgctgtggaaCTTGATTTGTCTGCTACTGGTGATGTTATCGATTCTTCTGTTCAAATGGCTTGGGATTCATTTGGTACAATCCATGCTCTTGTTAATAATGCTGGTATCAGAG GTGAAGTGAAATCTCCCCTGGATATAACGGAGGCGGAGTGGAACCATGCGTTTAAAACTAATTTGACTGGCACATGGCTCGTCACAAAATCTCTCTGTAAACGCATTCGAGATGCAAATCAGAAAGGATCAGTAATAAATATTTCATCTATTTCTGGTCTTTCTCGTGGGCAGTTACCTGGAGGTGTTGCTTATGCTGCATCAAAGGCTGGCGTGAACACCATGACAAAG GTCATGGCCTTGGAGTTGGGAGCTCTTAAGATCAGAGTGAATTCTATATCTCCTGGATTGTTCAAATCCGAGATCACAGAGAAGCTTATGCAAAAGGATTGGCTCAACAATGTCGCGTTAAAGAGTGTTCCATTGAAAACATATGGAACAGTAGATCCAGCATTGACGTCACTAGTTCGATACTTGATCCATGACTCGTCAGACTATGTGACAGGCAACATTTTCATAGTCGATGCAGGACAGACTCTTCCAGGTGTCCCTCTTTTCTCTTCTCTCTAG
- the LOC113336300 gene encoding heavy metal-associated isoprenylated plant protein 28-like, whose product MTIVELRVHMDCAGCESKIRKALQKLEGIDDIDVDMSMQKVTVTGYADQKRVLKTVRKTGRRAELWPPYNPEYDSYSNVHNHHYNQSQNPVATTHHYQSSGHHHHGGSLSSYNYQKHGYDSYADHGYYHNRPAHSNVIDDRTGSMFSDENPNACSIM is encoded by the exons ATGACT ATTGTAGAGTTGAGAGTTCACATGGATTGTGCTGGATGTGAAAGCAAGATCAGAAAAGCTCTTCAAAAACTAGAAG GAATCGATGATATCGACGTTGACATGAGCATGCAGAAGGTAACGGTAACAGGATACGCAGACCAGAAGAGAGTTCTGAAAACTGTGAGGAAAACTGGAAGGAGAGCCGAATTATGGCCACCATATAATCCAGAGTACGATAGTTACAGTAATGTTCACAACCATCACTACAACCAGAGTCAGAATCCGGTGGCTACAACACATCACTACCAGAGCAGTGGTCATCATCATCACGGCGGCTCTTTATCGTCTTATAACTACCAGAAACATGGTTATGATAGCTATGCCGATCATGGTTATTATCACAATAGACCTGCTCATTCCAACGTTATTGATGATCGCACTGGTTCTATGTTCAGTGATGAAAACCCTAATGCTTGTTCTATCATGTAA